A single window of Halobacterium jilantaiense DNA harbors:
- a CDS encoding DUF5778 family protein, which produces MSETANADLYRQTVELLQPGDIELAGAVVHTAYDNDEESKLHQLTLDAGTAIASHAEKGDTYVYSGNDSNEFGVNQHQGLTIDGDEFVWECQQLLREGVFSVVLYWEATGDHEAVLDDIRAVDGVEEVVAVTEDGFDA; this is translated from the coding sequence ATGAGCGAGACGGCGAACGCCGACCTGTACCGGCAGACGGTCGAGTTGCTGCAGCCCGGCGACATCGAGCTCGCGGGCGCGGTCGTCCACACCGCCTACGACAACGACGAGGAGAGCAAACTCCACCAGCTCACGCTGGACGCGGGGACTGCCATCGCCAGCCACGCCGAGAAGGGCGACACGTACGTCTACTCGGGCAACGACAGCAACGAGTTCGGCGTGAACCAGCACCAGGGACTCACCATCGACGGCGACGAGTTCGTCTGGGAGTGCCAGCAGCTGCTTCGCGAGGGCGTCTTCTCGGTGGTGCTGTACTGGGAGGCGACCGGCGACCACGAGGCGGTCCTCGACGACATCCGGGCGGTCGACGGTGTCGAGGAAGTCGTCGCCGTCACCGAGGACGGCTTCGACGCGTAG
- a CDS encoding Hsp20/alpha crystallin family protein, whose translation MSRLREALGNLPDAVFADVHERDDEYLFVVDVPGVSAADLDVRVSARTVVVDAHRRKSVPDGFDYREEERPLFLDLELPLPPDATADGATASVDDGVLEVHLPRRGESGQRVPVEG comes from the coding sequence ATGTCCCGCCTGCGCGAAGCGCTGGGGAATCTACCCGACGCGGTGTTCGCCGACGTCCACGAACGCGACGACGAGTACCTGTTCGTCGTGGACGTCCCGGGTGTGTCCGCTGCCGACCTGGACGTGCGTGTGAGCGCTCGGACGGTCGTCGTCGACGCTCACCGCCGGAAGTCGGTGCCGGACGGGTTCGACTACCGCGAGGAGGAGCGGCCGCTGTTCCTCGACCTCGAACTGCCGCTGCCGCCGGACGCTACCGCCGACGGCGCGACGGCGTCCGTCGACGACGGCGTCCTCGAAGTCCACCTGCCGCGGCGCGGGGAGTCCGGTCAACGCGTGCCGGTCGAGGGGTGA
- a CDS encoding undecaprenyl diphosphate synthase family protein — protein MALYDYYLAARVRRHPAAGPDHVAVVITERDLLEAGAYDTLADFYGWAFDYGADRVTVYVSVLDEAAVPTLERELASVDTPREMAVRGPDDDERADAPIQVSVGHGGKQEFATAVRNVAEAVDSGDLDPEDIDEDVVESELVFPAEPDLVIKTGAERLSDFMIWQSVYSELYFTDVNWRDFRKRDYLRAVLDYQNRQRRFGR, from the coding sequence GTGGCCCTCTACGACTACTATCTCGCTGCCCGGGTTCGCCGTCACCCCGCCGCCGGCCCCGACCACGTCGCGGTGGTCATCACGGAACGCGACCTGCTGGAGGCCGGTGCGTACGACACGCTCGCGGACTTCTACGGCTGGGCGTTCGACTACGGTGCCGACCGCGTCACTGTCTACGTCAGCGTCCTCGACGAGGCCGCCGTCCCCACGCTGGAGCGCGAACTCGCGAGCGTCGACACTCCCCGGGAGATGGCCGTCCGGGGACCGGACGACGACGAGCGCGCCGACGCCCCCATCCAGGTGAGCGTCGGGCACGGCGGCAAACAGGAGTTCGCGACCGCCGTCAGGAACGTCGCCGAGGCCGTGGATTCGGGCGACCTCGACCCCGAGGACATCGACGAGGACGTCGTCGAGTCCGAACTCGTCTTCCCCGCCGAGCCGGACCTCGTCATCAAGACCGGAGCCGAGCGCCTCTCAGATTTCATGATCTGGCAGTCCGTCTACTCTGAACTCTACTTCACGGACGTGAACTGGCGGGACTTCCGGAAGCGGGACTACCTGCGGGCGGTGCTGGACTACCAGAACAGACAGCGGCGGTTCGGACGGTGA
- the lwrS gene encoding LWR-salt protein: protein MDAAYVFAVRFRLDPDRGVAVEPETFETRLRRPADDPGESGWLFFRDNLWRGDLADAESFRGLTADALGVLVESVEYRALETDREYYDALREAIAADLAPFNADSVDEVVSKYLGSSVEIRR, encoded by the coding sequence ATGGACGCGGCGTACGTGTTCGCGGTGCGGTTCCGGCTCGACCCCGACCGCGGCGTCGCCGTCGAGCCGGAGACGTTCGAGACGCGACTGCGGCGGCCGGCCGACGACCCCGGTGAGTCGGGCTGGCTGTTCTTCCGGGACAACCTCTGGCGCGGTGACCTCGCGGACGCCGAGTCGTTCCGCGGGCTGACTGCCGACGCGCTCGGCGTTCTCGTGGAATCGGTCGAGTACCGCGCGCTGGAGACCGACCGCGAGTACTACGACGCGCTCCGCGAGGCTATCGCGGCGGACCTCGCGCCGTTCAACGCCGACAGCGTCGACGAAGTCGTCTCGAAGTACCTCGGGAGTTCGGTGGAGATTCGGCGATAA
- a CDS encoding S1C family serine protease, with product MRREYLVVGVALLLVTAGFGVVSAQSPAAVGGATGAQSADTTQQAQQASCDYAALYDQTIDSVVGVRTSSGQGSGFVYQGASGDDASYVVTNAHVVGDANSVTIQFSNEASSTGEVVGTDAIADLAVVRVADVPSGVEALSVASSTPDPGEKVAAIGSPFGLDETITHGIVSGVNRSLPTGQNAAVPTVLQTDAPINPGNSGGPLVTCDGTVVGVNTAGLQASRADNIGFAIPSTLVERVVPALVENGSYDHSNLGVSVRPVTPQLASANDLDTMEGVYVHQARAGSPAADVLQGTTEITVVDESRVPVGGDVIVAIDDRQVNTTKDLGAYLFTETRPGDTVTLTVVRDGERQQVEVTLGEWPEPDAA from the coding sequence ATGCGTCGTGAGTACCTCGTCGTCGGCGTCGCGCTCCTCCTCGTCACCGCGGGATTCGGTGTCGTCAGCGCGCAGTCTCCCGCGGCCGTCGGTGGAGCGACCGGTGCACAGTCCGCCGATACCACCCAGCAAGCACAGCAGGCGTCGTGTGACTACGCCGCGCTGTACGACCAGACAATCGACTCCGTCGTCGGCGTCCGGACGTCGTCCGGGCAGGGCTCCGGGTTCGTCTATCAGGGCGCGTCCGGCGACGACGCGAGCTACGTCGTGACGAACGCCCACGTCGTCGGTGACGCGAACTCGGTCACCATCCAGTTCTCGAACGAGGCGTCCAGCACGGGCGAAGTCGTCGGCACCGACGCTATCGCGGACCTCGCGGTCGTCCGTGTCGCCGACGTGCCGAGCGGCGTCGAAGCGCTCTCGGTCGCGTCGTCGACGCCAGACCCCGGCGAGAAGGTCGCCGCCATCGGGAGCCCGTTCGGCCTCGACGAGACCATCACGCACGGCATCGTGAGCGGCGTGAACCGCTCGCTGCCGACCGGCCAGAACGCCGCCGTCCCGACCGTCCTCCAGACGGACGCGCCGATCAACCCCGGGAACAGCGGCGGCCCGCTGGTCACCTGTGATGGCACCGTCGTCGGCGTCAACACGGCCGGCCTGCAGGCGTCACGAGCAGACAACATCGGCTTCGCGATTCCGTCGACGCTCGTCGAGCGCGTCGTCCCGGCGCTCGTCGAGAACGGGAGCTACGACCACTCGAACCTCGGGGTCTCCGTGCGCCCGGTCACTCCACAGCTCGCGTCGGCAAACGACCTGGACACGATGGAGGGTGTCTACGTCCACCAGGCCAGAGCCGGGTCGCCCGCGGCCGACGTTCTGCAGGGGACGACTGAAATCACCGTCGTCGACGAGAGTCGCGTCCCGGTCGGCGGTGACGTCATCGTCGCTATCGACGACCGCCAGGTGAACACCACGAAGGACCTCGGTGCGTATCTGTTCACGGAGACCCGGCCCGGAGACACGGTCACGCTCACAGTCGTTCGCGACGGCGAGCGCCAGCAGGTCGAGGTGACGCTGGGCGAGTGGCCGGAGCCGGACGCGGCCTGA
- the hemA gene encoding glutamyl-tRNA reductase codes for MNGNTGVVSGVRVSHETASLDELAAASAASTQAALDALLEQPPVEEAFVLQTCHRVEAYVVTADQASGRRALGTAGFDPAGAGAVSMGHEQSLRHLLRVAAGLESLVVGEDQILGQLRDAYDTAKDAGGIDRVLREAVTKAMHVGERARTETAINEGATSLGTAAVRLAKRKTDLEDARALVVGAGEMGALAAKAFASADVAEVVVANRTPERADRVADSVDAPTETTDLADARGRLGAADVVVTATSSPEHVFPGQAFSDAGETVVVDLAQPRDVAPAAGTHDAVSIHDLDDLEAVTAATRERREDAAREVEAMITEEFEHLLAQYKRKRADEVIARMYESADRLKGREVQTAVQRLEAERGEDLDDAEREVVESMADALVSQLLAAPTRSLRDAAAEDDWSTIATALELFNPDFEDEMPFEVPGGDVAPAESED; via the coding sequence ATGAATGGAAACACTGGTGTCGTCTCCGGCGTCCGCGTCTCGCACGAGACGGCCTCACTCGACGAACTGGCTGCCGCGAGCGCCGCGTCCACGCAGGCAGCACTGGACGCCCTGCTCGAGCAGCCGCCCGTCGAGGAGGCGTTCGTGCTCCAGACGTGTCACCGCGTGGAAGCCTACGTCGTGACCGCAGACCAGGCGTCCGGCCGGCGGGCACTGGGAACGGCTGGCTTCGACCCGGCCGGTGCGGGCGCGGTGTCGATGGGGCACGAGCAGAGCCTGCGTCACTTGTTGCGGGTGGCCGCCGGTCTGGAGTCGCTCGTGGTCGGCGAAGACCAGATTCTCGGCCAGCTCCGGGACGCCTACGACACCGCGAAGGACGCGGGCGGCATCGACCGGGTGCTTCGGGAGGCGGTGACGAAGGCGATGCACGTCGGCGAGCGCGCCCGCACCGAGACCGCAATCAACGAGGGCGCGACCTCGCTGGGGACGGCGGCGGTGCGGCTCGCCAAGCGGAAGACCGACCTGGAAGACGCTCGCGCGCTCGTGGTCGGTGCCGGCGAGATGGGGGCGCTGGCGGCGAAAGCGTTCGCGAGCGCGGACGTGGCCGAGGTCGTAGTGGCGAACCGGACGCCCGAGCGCGCCGACCGGGTCGCCGACAGCGTGGACGCGCCGACCGAGACGACCGACCTCGCCGACGCCCGCGGTCGCCTCGGCGCGGCCGACGTGGTGGTGACGGCGACCAGCAGCCCCGAACACGTGTTCCCGGGGCAGGCGTTCTCGGACGCGGGCGAGACGGTCGTCGTCGACCTCGCGCAGCCGCGTGACGTCGCGCCGGCTGCGGGCACGCACGATGCGGTATCCATCCACGACCTCGACGACCTGGAGGCGGTGACGGCGGCGACCCGGGAGCGCCGCGAGGACGCCGCCCGCGAGGTCGAGGCGATGATAACCGAGGAGTTCGAGCACCTGCTCGCGCAGTACAAGCGCAAGCGCGCAGACGAGGTCATCGCGCGGATGTACGAGAGCGCGGACCGCCTGAAGGGGCGCGAGGTCCAGACGGCGGTGCAGCGCCTGGAGGCCGAGCGCGGCGAGGACCTGGACGACGCGGAGCGCGAGGTCGTCGAGTCGATGGCGGACGCGCTGGTGAGCCAGCTGCTGGCGGCACCCACCCGGAGTCTTCGGGACGCGGCCGCGGAGGACGACTGGTCGACCATCGCGACCGCGCTGGAGCTGTTCAATCCGGACTTCGAGGACGAGATGCCGTTCGAGGTGCCGGGCGGCGACGTGGCTCCGGCCGAGTCCGAGGACTAA
- the uppS gene encoding polyprenyl diphosphate synthase has protein sequence MRDRLRDAASAVYERVLRREIDGAPAHVAVIQDGNRRYAREHGDDASDGYQSGAQTTEQVLDWCADLGVEELTLYAFSTENFERPEEQQEHLFDLLEEKLTEFAEADRVHDERVRIRAIGDTDRLPERVQEAVRYAESRTAGYDGFALNVALAYGGRDELLTAARGVAEAVDTGDLDPADVNFEAIESRLHTSPVADVDLIIRTGGDERTSNFLPWHANGSEAAVFFCTPYWPEFSKVDFLRAVRTYESREASWRRTRAERSLALVRALGSEVKEARRILDRFKGTLPDPPEDVEAETQSAD, from the coding sequence ATGCGAGACCGGCTGCGAGACGCTGCCAGCGCCGTCTACGAGCGCGTGCTCCGCCGGGAAATCGACGGCGCGCCCGCCCACGTCGCCGTCATTCAGGACGGGAACCGTCGGTACGCCCGCGAGCACGGCGACGACGCCAGCGACGGCTACCAGTCCGGCGCGCAGACTACCGAGCAGGTGCTGGACTGGTGTGCCGACCTCGGCGTCGAGGAACTCACCCTCTACGCGTTCTCCACGGAAAACTTCGAGCGGCCCGAAGAGCAGCAGGAACACCTCTTCGACCTCCTCGAAGAGAAGCTCACGGAGTTCGCGGAGGCCGACCGCGTCCACGACGAGCGCGTCCGAATCCGCGCCATCGGCGACACCGACCGCCTCCCCGAGCGCGTCCAGGAGGCCGTCCGGTACGCCGAATCCCGGACCGCGGGCTACGACGGCTTCGCGCTGAACGTCGCGCTCGCGTACGGCGGCCGCGACGAACTGCTGACCGCCGCCCGCGGCGTCGCCGAGGCGGTCGACACCGGCGACCTCGACCCCGCGGACGTGAACTTCGAGGCTATCGAATCCCGACTGCACACCAGCCCCGTCGCGGACGTCGACCTCATCATCCGCACGGGGGGCGACGAGCGCACCTCGAACTTCCTGCCGTGGCACGCCAACGGCAGCGAGGCCGCCGTCTTCTTCTGCACGCCGTACTGGCCGGAGTTCTCGAAAGTCGACTTCCTGCGTGCGGTCCGCACCTACGAGTCCCGGGAGGCGTCGTGGCGTCGGACGCGGGCCGAGCGGTCGCTCGCGCTCGTTCGCGCGCTCGGCTCCGAAGTGAAAGAGGCTCGCCGTATCCTCGACCGCTTCAAGGGGACGCTGCCCGACCCGCCCGAGGACGTCGAGGCGGAGACGCAGTCGGCGGACTGA
- a CDS encoding creatininase family protein, whose protein sequence is MYLADEAWPELEEYFAEESLALVPLGSTEQHGPHLPESTDHTIAEAFAREAAERTGFLCTPTVNVGVSPHHRQFPGTMWVDPPEFRDYVESFTRNLAYHGIDRVVFVNAHGGNVQHLREVGRRVRDDGTAYAVEWMWDESIPELVDEVFEQNGPHGGPKETAMMQYLDGEHVHDDRLEAARDGGVASVADADTVKHGSRTFYDAIDNTDNGVLGDQTDATAEKGERLFEAASDQLVQLCEWLDDQRFEDLLPKDRV, encoded by the coding sequence ATGTACCTCGCCGACGAAGCGTGGCCGGAGCTAGAGGAGTACTTCGCCGAGGAGTCGCTGGCGCTCGTGCCGCTGGGGTCGACCGAACAGCACGGCCCGCACCTGCCGGAGTCGACCGACCACACCATCGCTGAGGCGTTCGCTCGCGAGGCCGCCGAGCGCACCGGCTTCCTCTGCACGCCGACCGTGAACGTCGGCGTGAGCCCGCACCACCGCCAGTTCCCGGGGACGATGTGGGTCGACCCGCCCGAGTTCCGGGACTACGTCGAGTCGTTCACGCGGAACCTCGCGTACCACGGAATCGACCGCGTCGTGTTCGTGAACGCCCACGGCGGGAACGTCCAGCACCTCCGCGAGGTCGGGCGTCGGGTGCGCGACGACGGCACGGCGTACGCCGTCGAGTGGATGTGGGACGAGTCGATTCCGGAACTGGTCGACGAGGTCTTCGAGCAGAACGGCCCCCACGGCGGCCCGAAGGAGACCGCGATGATGCAGTACCTCGACGGCGAGCACGTCCACGACGACCGCCTCGAAGCAGCGCGGGACGGCGGCGTCGCGAGCGTCGCGGACGCCGACACCGTCAAGCACGGCTCCCGGACGTTCTACGACGCCATCGACAACACCGACAACGGCGTGCTCGGCGACCAGACGGACGCGACCGCGGAGAAGGGCGAACGGCTGTTCGAGGCCGCCAGCGACCAGCTCGTCCAGCTCTGCGAGTGGCTCGACGACCAGCGCTTCGAAGACCTGCTGCCGAAGGACCGGGTGTAG
- a CDS encoding HAD family hydrolase, whose amino-acid sequence MGSPSPDYDVWLFDFDGTLVDTEWAYTREVFDRVGDRLGRRFTDREAEVLWHGLGGSRDVRLQNWGIDPAEFWPAFHAVEDPMERAEATYLYDDAQSVGDIDAPTGVVTHCAEFLADPIIDHLDVGDWFDVVVCCDDDTGWKPDPRPIELALRDIGTDRDARGVYAGDAVSDVGAAKNAGLDAVHVERHDPGKRGHCVLGDHRVTSFDGFLGAGAPDNST is encoded by the coding sequence ATGGGTTCCCCGTCCCCGGACTACGACGTGTGGCTGTTCGACTTCGACGGGACGCTCGTGGACACCGAGTGGGCGTACACGCGGGAGGTCTTCGACCGGGTCGGCGACCGACTCGGACGGCGGTTCACGGACCGCGAGGCCGAAGTGCTCTGGCACGGCCTCGGCGGCAGCCGCGACGTCCGCCTCCAGAACTGGGGAATCGACCCCGCGGAGTTCTGGCCGGCGTTCCACGCCGTCGAGGACCCGATGGAGCGCGCGGAGGCCACGTATCTCTACGACGACGCCCAGTCCGTCGGCGACATCGACGCGCCGACCGGCGTCGTGACGCACTGCGCGGAGTTCCTCGCCGACCCCATCATCGACCACCTCGACGTCGGCGACTGGTTCGACGTCGTAGTGTGCTGTGACGACGACACCGGCTGGAAGCCCGACCCGCGCCCCATCGAACTCGCGCTCCGAGACATCGGTACCGACCGTGACGCCCGCGGGGTCTACGCGGGCGACGCCGTCAGTGACGTCGGCGCTGCGAAGAACGCGGGCCTGGACGCGGTCCACGTGGAACGCCACGACCCCGGGAAGCGCGGCCACTGCGTGCTCGGTGACCACCGCGTCACGTCCTTCGACGGCTTCCTCGGCGCTGGAGCACCGGATAATTCGACTTAA
- a CDS encoding ABC1 kinase family protein, producing the protein MAVLRSYRRFVVVFWQFLPLLWGWARDKRRFLLFGGSRSVTPEMRRERAQILLDSLLALGPTFIKLGQLLSTRPDVLPPEYIDVLEELQDRVPPADWSAAKVVIEDELGPVDEVFDDFDRESISGASLGQVYTAKVDGDPVAVKIRRPGIEELVEADLRVIRWSIPLIVRFVGQGQAFSLENLADEFAKTIREEMDYAREGRMLQEIRGNFTDNPDIVIPRVYDDYSDARVLTMEYISGTKISSVSELEARNVDRSEVAETLEEAYLQMIITDGVFHADPHPGNLAVQDDGSIVFYDFGMSGRVDPFVQDKIVEFYIGVANQDIDGILDALIEMGTLSPEADRAVMADVMELAIQDARGEDIETYRVQQIIGKVEDTIYEFPLRLPPNLALVLRVATVVEGVCVTLDQDFDFITVATDYLADEGYREESIKQFVEGTAEDFQAAATSAVRVPPKLERALDRVEREDLHIRADLEDDNRVIDKLGRRVVLGLVLATSVPTTAFLYVTADLLSAGVSAAFTTAIALALYRSFRRRKSGLRASPQFTRQNLRERD; encoded by the coding sequence GTGGCGGTACTCAGGTCGTACCGGCGGTTCGTCGTCGTCTTCTGGCAGTTCCTCCCGCTGCTGTGGGGGTGGGCACGCGACAAACGCCGGTTCCTGCTGTTCGGTGGGAGCCGGTCTGTCACGCCCGAGATGCGCCGGGAGCGGGCACAGATACTGCTGGACTCGCTGCTCGCGCTCGGGCCGACGTTCATCAAGCTCGGGCAGTTGCTGTCGACGCGCCCCGACGTGCTGCCGCCCGAGTACATCGACGTCCTCGAAGAGCTCCAGGACCGCGTCCCACCGGCTGACTGGTCGGCGGCGAAGGTGGTCATCGAGGACGAGCTCGGGCCGGTCGACGAGGTGTTCGACGACTTCGACCGGGAGTCCATCAGCGGCGCGAGCCTCGGGCAGGTGTACACCGCGAAGGTCGACGGCGACCCGGTCGCCGTGAAGATTCGGCGGCCCGGCATCGAGGAACTCGTGGAAGCCGACCTCCGTGTCATCCGGTGGTCGATTCCGCTCATCGTCCGGTTCGTCGGACAGGGCCAGGCGTTCAGTCTGGAGAACCTCGCCGACGAGTTCGCGAAGACCATCCGCGAGGAGATGGACTACGCCCGCGAGGGCCGGATGCTCCAAGAGATTCGGGGGAACTTCACCGACAACCCCGACATCGTGATTCCGCGCGTGTACGACGACTACTCGGACGCTCGCGTCCTCACGATGGAGTACATCTCCGGGACGAAGATATCGAGCGTCTCCGAGCTCGAGGCGCGGAACGTCGACCGGTCGGAGGTCGCCGAGACGCTCGAAGAGGCGTACCTCCAGATGATTATCACGGACGGCGTGTTCCACGCCGACCCCCATCCGGGGAACCTCGCCGTGCAGGACGACGGCTCCATCGTCTTCTACGACTTCGGGATGAGCGGCCGCGTCGACCCGTTCGTCCAGGACAAGATCGTGGAGTTCTACATCGGGGTGGCGAACCAGGACATCGACGGGATTCTGGACGCGCTCATCGAGATGGGGACGCTCTCACCCGAGGCCGACCGCGCGGTGATGGCCGACGTGATGGAACTCGCCATCCAGGACGCGCGCGGCGAGGACATCGAGACGTACCGCGTCCAGCAGATCATCGGGAAAGTCGAGGACACCATCTACGAGTTCCCGCTGCGGCTGCCGCCGAACCTCGCGCTCGTGTTGCGCGTCGCGACGGTCGTGGAGGGCGTCTGTGTCACGCTCGACCAGGACTTCGACTTCATCACGGTCGCGACGGACTACCTCGCCGACGAGGGCTACCGCGAGGAGTCCATCAAGCAGTTCGTAGAGGGTACCGCGGAGGACTTCCAGGCGGCGGCCACGTCGGCGGTCCGCGTACCGCCGAAACTGGAGCGCGCACTGGACAGAGTCGAACGCGAGGACCTCCACATCCGGGCAGACCTGGAGGACGACAACCGCGTCATCGACAAGCTCGGCCGCCGGGTCGTCCTCGGGCTGGTGCTGGCGACGAGCGTGCCGACGACGGCGTTCCTGTACGTGACCGCGGACCTCCTCTCGGCGGGCGTGTCGGCCGCGTTCACGACCGCAATCGCGCTCGCGCTCTATCGGTCGTTCCGGCGGCGGAAGAGCGGGCTGCGGGCGAGCCCGCAGTTCACGCGCCAGAACCTCCGGGAGCGCGACTGA
- a CDS encoding precorrin-2 dehydrogenase/sirohydrochlorin ferrochelatase family protein, with the protein MIPLFHDFRDESVLVVGGGSVGARKARRFAAEADVTVLSPEFGDREFGDAALVQAAPSPDEAAEWVARVDPALVVAATDVAAVNAAFADAARDAGALVNRADSSARDSGEAERSVDDVVVPATTGEDPVTVAVSTGGRSPALSKYLRERVDAEFAGAGEMAELTADLRAELKASGTPPAERRDAVRAVVRSEPVWKALRTGDANARKRAEAAVGRAVGDVEWST; encoded by the coding sequence ATGATTCCCCTGTTCCACGACTTCCGCGACGAGTCGGTGCTGGTCGTCGGCGGCGGCAGCGTCGGCGCTCGGAAGGCCCGGCGGTTCGCCGCGGAAGCCGACGTGACCGTGCTGTCGCCCGAGTTCGGCGACCGCGAGTTCGGCGACGCGGCCCTCGTTCAGGCTGCGCCGAGTCCCGACGAGGCCGCGGAGTGGGTCGCCAGGGTCGACCCCGCGCTCGTCGTCGCAGCGACCGACGTTGCCGCGGTGAACGCGGCGTTCGCGGACGCGGCCCGCGACGCCGGCGCGCTGGTGAATCGCGCCGACTCGTCGGCGCGCGACAGCGGCGAGGCGGAGCGGAGCGTCGACGACGTCGTCGTTCCGGCGACGACGGGCGAGGACCCCGTAACCGTCGCGGTGTCGACCGGCGGGCGGAGCCCCGCGCTCTCGAAGTACCTCCGTGAGCGGGTGGACGCCGAATTCGCCGGTGCCGGTGAGATGGCCGAGCTTACCGCGGACCTCCGGGCGGAGCTGAAGGCGTCGGGAACGCCGCCGGCGGAGCGCCGCGATGCGGTACGGGCTGTCGTGCGTTCGGAGCCGGTTTGGAAGGCTTTACGTACCGGAGATGCTAACGCTCGGAAGAGAGCCGAGGCCGCCGTAGGGCGCGCCGTCGGCGACGTAGAGTGGTCGACATGA
- a CDS encoding 4a-hydroxytetrahydrobiopterin dehydratase, protein MAELLDDDTIESRLPEHWHLDGDEITRTYEFDDYLEGVAFASEVGEIAEEQFHHPEIRIRYGKVDVRFTSHEEGGVTDQDIDMAERTDALR, encoded by the coding sequence ATGGCAGAACTCCTCGACGACGACACCATCGAGTCCCGACTACCCGAGCACTGGCACCTCGACGGCGACGAGATTACGCGCACCTACGAGTTCGACGACTACCTCGAAGGGGTGGCGTTCGCCTCCGAGGTCGGCGAAATCGCCGAAGAGCAGTTCCACCACCCCGAAATTCGCATCCGGTACGGGAAGGTCGACGTGCGGTTCACGAGCCACGAGGAGGGCGGCGTCACCGACCAGGACATCGACATGGCCGAGCGAACCGACGCGCTCCGGTAG
- the ahbB gene encoding siroheme decarboxylase subunit beta: MEIGELDDRDRAVLNAFQGGFPVVQRPFEPAAQALRSRGVEMDEEELLERVQHLNDEGVLTRFGALINAEEIGGAASLVAMHAPEERFDEIAETVNDVRAVAHNYEREHPHLNMWFVVSVADREVEDVLAEIEEETGQETYNLPKQQEFRVEAKFLVDGPVSDGDVDLSHLGTAPEPTDRDSLSPAERDLVVAIQDGLPVVETPFRAVADDLGRDPEWVVETIRRFNAEGKVRRVGVIPNHYALGYTENGMTVWDVPDEVVDEVGPAVASMDFVTHCYERPRHEGVWEYNFFAMTHGRSEEESAERVEQVREVMDEYWDVGEDDWDTLFSTRILKKTGIRLEERATANTA, from the coding sequence ATGGAAATCGGGGAGCTAGACGACCGGGACCGTGCCGTCCTGAACGCGTTCCAGGGCGGGTTCCCGGTCGTACAGCGACCGTTCGAGCCCGCGGCACAGGCGCTCCGGTCGCGCGGCGTGGAGATGGACGAGGAGGAACTGCTCGAACGGGTACAGCACCTGAACGACGAGGGCGTGCTGACGCGGTTCGGCGCGCTCATCAACGCCGAGGAGATCGGCGGTGCGGCGTCGCTGGTGGCGATGCACGCTCCCGAGGAGCGCTTCGACGAGATTGCGGAGACCGTCAACGACGTGCGGGCGGTCGCGCACAACTACGAGCGCGAACACCCGCACCTGAACATGTGGTTCGTCGTGTCCGTCGCCGACCGGGAGGTCGAGGACGTCCTCGCCGAAATCGAGGAGGAGACCGGCCAGGAGACGTACAATCTCCCGAAGCAACAGGAGTTCCGCGTCGAGGCGAAGTTCCTCGTCGACGGCCCGGTGTCGGACGGGGACGTGGACCTCTCCCACCTGGGGACGGCTCCCGAGCCGACCGACCGCGACAGTCTGTCGCCGGCGGAGCGCGACCTCGTGGTCGCCATTCAGGACGGGCTGCCGGTCGTCGAGACGCCGTTCCGCGCGGTCGCCGACGACCTGGGTCGGGACCCTGAGTGGGTCGTCGAGACCATCCGGCGGTTCAACGCCGAGGGGAAGGTGCGGCGTGTCGGCGTCATCCCGAACCACTACGCGCTCGGGTACACGGAGAACGGGATGACCGTCTGGGACGTGCCCGACGAGGTCGTCGACGAGGTCGGGCCGGCGGTGGCGAGCATGGACTTCGTCACGCACTGCTACGAGCGGCCGCGCCACGAGGGCGTCTGGGAGTACAACTTCTTCGCGATGACCCACGGCCGCAGCGAGGAAGAGAGCGCCGAGCGCGTCGAACAGGTCCGCGAGGTGATGGACGAGTACTGGGACGTGGGCGAGGACGACTGGGACACTCTGTTCTCGACGCGCATCCTGAAGAAGACCGGCATTCGACTGGAGGAGCGCGCGACGGCGAACACCGCGTGA